In the genome of Chryseobacterium arthrosphaerae, one region contains:
- a CDS encoding DUF1826 domain-containing protein, which yields MSNTFSDSHQVKVVSTFSELVNTRFRGMLNAACWYRNLDGDFKEIVSKLQLEENITEISREDLSALQLSENGNTAREIILNDLQLLSDLGAQPSLNLLKCYERDDEFDFISTDVYSYHVDRSPIGTDTFLCTYHGAASDIIPNDQAVQKILIPEIREKLKTLHNGLESEFEAFLKENYFDLHYQANPGAQPINLGSGHLWRLAVDHPDQPSLPCVHRAPVENDGEYRLLLIC from the coding sequence ATGAGCAATACATTTTCTGACAGCCATCAGGTAAAAGTGGTTTCCACTTTCTCTGAACTTGTGAACACCCGCTTCCGCGGAATGCTGAATGCGGCCTGCTGGTACAGGAATCTGGATGGAGATTTTAAGGAAATCGTGTCGAAACTTCAGTTGGAAGAGAATATTACAGAAATTTCCCGGGAAGATCTTTCAGCACTGCAGTTATCGGAAAACGGAAACACAGCAAGGGAAATTATTTTAAATGATCTGCAATTATTAAGTGATCTCGGAGCGCAGCCTTCTCTTAACCTGCTTAAATGCTACGAACGGGATGATGAATTCGACTTTATCTCCACAGATGTATATTCTTATCATGTGGATCGTTCACCCATAGGGACAGATACTTTTTTATGTACCTATCACGGGGCAGCGAGTGATATTATCCCCAATGATCAGGCAGTGCAGAAAATCTTAATTCCTGAGATCCGGGAAAAACTGAAAACCCTTCACAACGGACTTGAAAGTGAGTTTGAAGCGTTTCTGAAAGAAAATTATTTTGACCTGCATTATCAGGCGAATCCTGGTGCCCAACCCATCAATTTAGGCTCAGGGCATCTTTGGCGGTTAGCAGTAGACCATCCGGACCAGCCGTCATTACCTTGTGTGCATCGGGCACCTGTAGAGAATGACGGGGAATACAGACTGCTTTTAATTTGTTAG